TTCCTTTGTCCATCCACAAAAGAGGTTTGCAAGGCAAACCTCTATGGACACACTCAGGCAATACCTTCACTCCTTCCATATCCAAACTAAACTCTAGAAGATGAAATTCTCCATCATCCAAGCAAAAGATCAGCCTTGGATGTCCTTGCATGGCATTTGGCTCCCAGTTCCATGAGCAAACAATCCTTGATTTCACTACAGCTTTGTTATCAGTACCGTCAATGTCCATGTAACTGTCATCCCTCATCATGTTATTTCCAGAGTCTCTCAGTTCCAGCAAAGCACAAGCCGCCACATCATCATCGACATCTAATCCCCTACAGGAATCTTCAACGGAGACATGATCTCCAATTAGACTAGTTGACAAGCTTATTCTATGGATACAACTGATGTCCTTTGGGTTCCTCAGATCCATCAACAGAACATCACCAGCACGAAACATAAGTGCAAAGCCATACAGTTGGGGAATTTCTGAGATTTCAAGTGCCAAAGGTCCAGCTTCTAAATAAGTAGATATGCGGTCAATAGTACGTTTATGGGAATCTAGCCCATAGAGTGCCAAGTCATTTACATCAGAGCCCCTGTTGAAACAAAGATATTTCAGAATATAAATTAGAATGCCAGGTAATCGCCACAAACTTAAGTAGCAGCTCTATTGAATATGATTTTGGAGCAAACCTGTTAACTATCATTGCAACTACAGGATAATATTCTTCATCCAGGCATGTTGATATGAAGCACATACTCCAAACTGTACCATGGATACTGCTGGTATTATATGCAGTACTGATGATTTTAGCATCCTCTTCAATTTCTGGTGGATAAAAATATTTCTGAAATTATGACATGGGAAATCTTCAAAGTCTGGAACAATGTACTGTAAGTATTATACTAAGCATAAGCAATGAGAGTCACAAAAGGCATTGTTTACGTTCAAGAGTCACCTCAGAAATTTTACCTCCATTAGGAGCATGAAGTTTGTGATCCACTGAAACACGTACAAATGCAAACTCATCCTCATATGCACTGACAGCAACAAACCTAGATCTGACAAGAGACAACCAAAGTTAAGAAACTTCATAAACCATTTAACTTTAAGTCCTCAAAAAGGTTATTTACACATCAAGCAATTATAATGTAAAAGGTTGTATTAGAGTATTGCGTTGGACAACTATAATGCAGTTTACGATATCATATTATCATATACACCTAAAAGATTacgcaacaaaagaaaaattgtaACTACTACTCCTAGAATTGTGGTTATTTTGTGACAGAGATAGTAACAAATAATTGTCAATCAAGACCACAAGTTCATAATCATTCAAACTAGACAGGCCTCCCAGAGTATTCAAACACTAAGTTCTACAGTTTAGTTGTGTCCATGGATTAGATCTAATAGCACTTTGATGAAAGACATTCCCATAAACTAATAACCTGGGTGTTGCAAACTTGAAATCAGGAATAGAGAAACGGTGACAGCTCCATTTTGTTCAAAGCGAACATAAGCATCAACTGTCAACCATCAGACATCAGACATGAGCAGAGAGTACAGTCACCAACAGGAAAGATTTAACTTTCTTAATGCCACATAATCAAGGGAAACATTACTATTGGACATCCATTGTTCATGCCGTTTGCTGAAATACCATGCCATTTTTCATATTTCTCCCTATAAGACACTGAAATTGCACCCATTTACAAGAACACAGTCCAGCAATTAATATATCAATTTTGGTTGCCATGTAGTACAACAATTAATGTATCACCAACTAATGATAAAAATAATGGAGACTATTCTATCATGTAACAAATGAAGCTTTATGTAAACAAACACTTCAAGAGAGAGGAACTTTCACTCACTCTCGGTCTATAGCTAAAATTCTCCCGAGCCGATGCCTCAAATTTCCTGGTTTCGATAGTTCAATATTTGCAATTGCAAAGAACCTACAATAAATTGATACAAAATGCTGTGTCAACAGTTATTTTTGGGGCAATATATCAAAGCAAATCTTGTAAATCTCAAACAAAACAGGATAACAACTGCAGAATGAAAATGCCACGCACAAGATAAACCTGCAAACAATATTCTTCCGTGAATAATGAACCTTACAAAAAAATATTATCCTGCTCTTTGTTCTCACTGTGAAAAACacagtatattaaaaaaaataaaatgtgtaCAACTGAGCTTAGTTATTAGTGATAAAAAGCAGTGCAATTCACTTCAATTCTCGGTAGTCTAATATGCATGTGTTTCCAGATTTTAATAACTTTCTAGTGGCAATTTCGACACAATCACACGAGTTGGATGTTAAAAGTGATACACATCCTATACAAGTGTGATGTGATAGGCATAAAAAAAATGGCAtcctttccatttttttaaatttctcaCTGTTTCCTCTGGTTGCATGTAATCATTAGGCTATTACAGTACTTAATACTTTGGAtcattattaattatatttttgggTCTTGAGTTTATACAAGCAGCTTGATCTGTGAAGATAGAAAAAAATGCCACAAATAAGAAAGGAGCAGCACTGACCTATGCATCTCAGAACAAAAGTAAAGAAGAGATAGCTTTCCAGAATCTGAAAGTATAACCAGAATTTCTTTCCCTTCTATCTGAAAAGAATATGGCAAATAATTATCTTCCCATCTGTCATCAGAAGAAAAGTAGAGACAGCCATATGCACAGGAAAAGTATTGCAAAGTATTATGCTTTGCTATGAGAAAGAACTGCACCTTCGGCATTAAACCAAAGTGTGTACAGCGCCAGTTTAAGACACCAACATCTTTTATAATACCAAATGTGGTTTGTTCACAGATTGATTGTAAAACACCATCTTCACCAATAACAACCAATTCCAGTGAATTTTCCTGCAGCAATAACCAATATTTTCAATAAAAggatgaaagaaaaataagtaCCAGGATTCTGCAGAACTAACCCAGCAGCCTTGTAACAGAGATCATACAGTGAGTTCACATGTTAATTGATATGTATTCATGTTCCTCTCGTCGTCTGCTTGTTGTCTTATCAGCCGCagccaaatttgaattttagagttgattttgagggtttttttcatcgtagtttaatTACCAGCATTGACTTTTAAACCGCGAAGAACACAGATATAAAAGTTTAGCCcacaaattatttttggttGCTTATTTCATTTTCCCACGGCTTATCAACCATAGATCAAACAAGCAGAGTGTAAGAATTTAAGCAGCTCACTCAATATACGCAGTGATACAAGTCTATAGCTTTTCATTTATCTTTTCCCATCGTCCCGCATTCTGTTTCTTCTACCAGCATGGCACacaaatttattcaaatatggTAAAACAAAGGGACATCCAGGCATAGATGACGGTGTAGCAAATGTTTTGAATTATTCATTTATTATTCTCCTAATGGAACTGATCCGACGCTAGCTTCAACAACCCAATCGGTAGCATGACAGCAATATTTGGGTTTAGCAATTCCAATCACTGGGGCAACATGTCCTCCATGTCCTTACACCACTAAAAGCAGAGCAACCATGGTTACCCCAGACCGGACCTCCAAACCGAATAACAACCGCATGATCTATGGCATAAGGAGCATCATCCCCGACGCTCCGAGCCGaccataaaattaaaaaaaaaaaaaaaaaacccagccACCCTTGGGGGTCCATCCTCTACGCACGGCGATCGGAAGCCCTACACGATTCGCCGATCAGGGGAATGGGAGTGCGGGAAGCGGGGGGGTGTTTCCCGACCTTGCAGAGAACGACGTCGACGCAGTCGGGGGAGCGGAAGCAGCCCTGGGCGACGTGGAGCACGGCGCTCCCGCGGAGCACGCGCTTGGCGAGGTAGCGGGTGGCGACGGCTGATGAGGACGCGGATGCcgatgcggtggcggcggcggcggcggacgatgtGGAGGGgcccgaggaggaggacgacgacgacgcggcgccggcctcgccccctcccccgcccccgccggcggTGGGGGACTCCATGCGCTCGCGCTGCCCCCGCCTCTGGAAgcttcgccggcgacgagggagagagagagttaggGTTTGGGAGGTTGGGGGTGGGGAGAGGTGGGGTGGGTGGGTGCGGTTGGTCGGTTTTGCAGTTTGGTTGCTGGCTCGAGCAAGGCGGAAATGGAACGGAACGGAACGGAGCGGTGAGGCTAAGACGGAAGATGACGGCGCCGGGGCTGAGACGGCTGCGTTCGATCTGTCTGTTTCGAGAGAGATTTTCGACTCACGCAGAACGAGTAGCACatgactaattaagtattaataattataaatttaaaaaataaatttatttgagattttttaaataacttttatatacaatatttaaaaaaaatatcatttaacagtttgaaaaacttGCTAACGGAAATTGAGAAAATTGGAGTTGAGAAATAGAACTAGATCTAGAGCAGGTACGgtagcagactataagctagctataaatatatatcgaGAAGATAAATGATGAGAGATAAGAGCAGCGGCTATAGACTTGTAGCCAGCTTAAGCATAGACTACAAGACGTAATatatgtatgacaggtaggaccagatattaattgtgtagtagtatatgtttataggtagctaattatatgaattggctattacattgactatagatgatttgaagctaATAGTTGACTATACTTTTAAACTGGCTCTTATAtgtaggccctgtttagttcgcgaaaagaaaatttctggtgtcacattggatgtttaagcggatgtcagaaggggtttcagacacgaatgaaaaaactaatttcataactcgcttggaaaccacgagacgaatttattaagcttgattaatccgtcattagtacgTGTGGGTTACTGTATCACTTATgtctaatcatagactaattagctCAAAAGATACGTCTCACGATTTCCATacaaactatgcaattagtttttcttttacctatatttaatgctttatgtatatgttcaaagattcgaGGTGGTGTTTttaaaaactaaacaaggctTATATACTGTAAAATAAAATGTCTTGTCCACCCTTGAAGAAACTTGTTTTGCAACAAGGTCCTTCCACGTCCCTAGGATTATTCCGTTTTTCATTTTCCTCCTTCATGGACATGGCTACACAGCTAGTGCtagctggtttgtctaaaccgacaaaccagctaccactctaTCTATGATAAACACTATCCACCTacacttcaaatacaattttctcttaaactactcatccgatctacaatccgattacaccgttgtgttcgtaacaattaaatctttagaacaagatctcacatgattatattttgatgaaaaaatataaattatttttgtaatatatctaaattacttttagatttcactaagttactttttaaacatataaaagtaattcaatataacataaaagtaatttacatatattatagaagtaacttataaaaaaaaggaaaaagaaagtaacttctataattatattatatgttaattactttaaaattttattgaatttacttttatatatttaagaagtaacttagtgagatctaaagtaatttagatatattataaaagtaatttgtgattttttatcaaaatataatcatgtgagatcttgttgtaaagatttaattgttacgaacacaacggtgtaatcggattgtaaatcggatgagtaatttaaaagaaaattttatttgaagtatagaTGATAGGAATATTTGTTCTAATTGCTTGATCAATTAGTACTATAGTAAAGTAAGATTCTTTAGACAACGGCTGATTGGAGGATAGTGTCGTTCATTATGACTAGCGCCACCCCTTCTCCCACGACAACCGCCGCTAGATTTGCCATTGCCTCCTCCGATCTTCCCCTACACTACTACACAGCAGTCGCTACCTCCATCCATCCCAAGACGACATCAGGTTTGAACGATGAGATGCGCGACTTCCTCCGCCACGCCGACGCGCGAACCCCGCGGGCCTTCGTCCAGCTCCTCGCCGCCCAGCCGCcgcgcccctccgccgccgccgccgaccagtgCCACGCGGCCGCAACCAAGCTCGGCTTCCTCGCCTCCAACCTCttcgccaccaccgcgctccTCGCCTTCTACTGCcgatcccgccgcctccccgagGCACAGCACCTGTTCGACCAAATGCCCGCAAGGACCGCCGTCACCTGGAACACGCTCATCCACGGCCACGCGCGGTCGGCCGCGCCCGGCCTCGCCGTGGCGGCCTTCGCGCGCATGGCGCGCGCCGGCGTCTCCCCCACCGCGTCGTCCGTGTCCAGCGTCCTGGTCGCCTGCGTCAGGCTGGAGGATGCTGCTGCTGGAGCAACGCTGCACTCCGTTGGCCTCATGCATGGCTTCTGTGCTTCTGTCGTCGTCGGCACTGCCTTGGTGGACATGTACGCCAAATGCCATCATCTGGGCGCCGCGCAGCAGGTGTTTCGGGAGATGGAAGAAAAGAACGTGGCCACTTTCACGGCGCTCGTGGCAGGGTTCGTTCTAAGCAGAAGGCCTCATGACGCCATGCTGTTGGTCAGGGAGATGGAACGCTCTGGTGTGGCACCAAACTTGATGACATACAGCAGCCTTCTCAGCTCATTCGCGAGCCCGGAGGACATAGATCATGGGAAGCAAGTTCATTGCGCGGTGCTTAAGAAGGGCTTGGAGCACGATCAGTTTGTTCTGTCTGCTCTTGTGACCATGTACTCCAAGTGCGGCATTTTGGAAAATTTTGTCAAGGTGCAGATGTCTGTTTCATGTCAAGATCAGGTATCATTCAATTCCGTGATCTCTGGGCTCTCCTGTCTGGGAAGAGGTAAAGAGGCGTTTCAACACTTCTTGGAAATGAGAAGGCACGGCACTGATATGGATGTGTTCACCTTTGCCAGCGTATTGAAGGCTATAGGTAGCTCATCCTCATTGCTAGAGGGAAGGCAGGTTCATACTCTTATTCTGAAGATTGGATATGATTCTGTTGTGGATGTCCAGAACAGCCTGATTTCCATGTATGCCAGACATGGTGCAATAGGGGAATCCAATGGCGTCTTCATTTCAATGGAAGCACCTAATTTGGTTTCTTGGAATTCACTAATGTCAGGATGTGCTCAACATGGCCATGGAAAGGAGGTAGTTGAGATGTTTGAACAAATGAGGAGGCTACATGTTCAGCCAGACCACATAACCTTCTTGTCGGTCCTTACAGCTTGCAGCCATGTTGGCTTGGTAGATAAAGGGCTCGAGTATTTCAACTTGATGAAAGATAAAGGGTATCTTGTGGGAGCAAGGACAGAGCACTATGCTTGTATGGTTGATCTTCTTGGTCGAGCAGGCTATCTCAATGAAGCTGAATACTTGATTAATGGCATGCCTATAAAACCTGGTGCTTCAGTATACAGAGCTCTGCTCAGTGCCTGCCAGATTCATGGGAACCTTGAGATTGTAATCCGGGTGTCCAAGCGCCTAATTGAGCTAAATCCTCATGACTCATCTGTTCATGTTCAGTTATCAAATGCCTTTGCTGGTGATGGCCGTTGGGGTAATGCTGC
The window above is part of the Oryza sativa Japonica Group chromosome 7, ASM3414082v1 genome. Proteins encoded here:
- the LOC9269267 gene encoding pentatricopeptide repeat-containing protein At1g11290, chloroplastic, whose translation is MRDFLRHADARTPRAFVQLLAAQPPRPSAAAADQCHAAATKLGFLASNLFATTALLAFYCRSRRLPEAQHLFDQMPARTAVTWNTLIHGHARSAAPGLAVAAFARMARAGVSPTASSVSSVLVACVRLEDAAAGATLHSVGLMHGFCASVVVGTALVDMYAKCHHLGAAQQVFREMEEKNVATFTALVAGFVLSRRPHDAMLLVREMERSGVAPNLMTYSSLLSSFASPEDIDHGKQVHCAVLKKGLEHDQFVLSALVTMYSKCGILENFVKVQMSVSCQDQVSFNSVISGLSCLGRGKEAFQHFLEMRRHGTDMDVFTFASVLKAIGSSSSLLEGRQVHTLILKIGYDSVVDVQNSLISMYARHGAIGESNGVFISMEAPNLVSWNSLMSGCAQHGHGKEVVEMFEQMRRLHVQPDHITFLSVLTACSHVGLVDKGLEYFNLMKDKGYLVGARTEHYACMVDLLGRAGYLNEAEYLINGMPIKPGASVYRALLSACQIHGNLEIVIRVSKRLIELNPHDSSVHVQLSNAFAGDGRWGNAAEIREAMSGKGIVKEPSWSRIEDQMQHS